From the genome of Deinococcus sp. JMULE3, one region includes:
- a CDS encoding SulP family inorganic anion transporter: MTTQPLTRAQQYRREWITNPRADILAGTVVALALIPEAIAFSIIAGVDPQVGLYASFIIAIVTAFIGGRPGMISAATGAMALLMTGLVKDHGLAYLFAATVLTGFIQVAFGWAGLARYLKFVPRSVMTGFVNALAILIFLAQLPQLLGATWPTYAMLAAGLAIIYLLPRVFRAVPSALVAIVALTVVSVLTGADVRTVGDMGTLPGALPPLVLPQVPLTLETLNIILPVSLTLALVGLLESLLTAQLIDERTDTTSDKNTESRAQGAANIITGFFGGMAGCAMIGQSMINVTNGGRGRLSTFTAGLGLLILILLLQPLLVQIPMAALVAVMIVVSVSTFDWRSLRDLKATPRGEAIVMLSTVAVTVFTHDLSRGVLVGVILSALMFARQVARASRVTVTDEGGVRTYHVQGQLFFVSTHDFLGQFDFTHAGPVVIDLSGAHLWDGSAAAALNKVTTKFTRQGHPPVLVGLNEASATLFQRLSSPGVDTAAH, translated from the coding sequence ATGACCACACAACCCCTGACCCGCGCGCAGCAGTACCGGCGCGAGTGGATCACCAACCCCCGCGCGGACATCCTGGCCGGAACCGTCGTCGCGCTGGCCCTGATTCCCGAGGCGATCGCGTTCTCGATCATCGCGGGCGTGGACCCGCAGGTGGGCCTGTACGCGTCGTTCATCATCGCGATCGTCACGGCGTTCATCGGCGGGCGGCCCGGCATGATCAGCGCCGCGACCGGCGCCATGGCACTCCTCATGACCGGGCTCGTCAAGGACCACGGGCTGGCGTACCTGTTCGCCGCAACCGTCCTGACCGGGTTCATTCAGGTCGCGTTCGGCTGGGCGGGCCTGGCCCGCTACCTGAAGTTCGTGCCGCGCAGCGTCATGACCGGCTTCGTGAACGCCCTGGCGATCCTGATCTTCCTGGCGCAGCTGCCGCAACTGCTCGGCGCGACCTGGCCGACGTACGCGATGCTCGCGGCCGGGCTGGCGATCATCTACCTGCTGCCCCGCGTGTTCCGCGCGGTGCCCAGCGCCCTGGTCGCCATCGTCGCCCTGACGGTCGTGTCCGTCCTGACCGGCGCGGACGTCCGCACCGTCGGGGACATGGGGACCCTGCCGGGCGCGCTGCCGCCCCTGGTGCTGCCGCAGGTGCCGCTGACGCTGGAGACGCTGAACATCATCCTGCCCGTGTCGCTGACGCTGGCGCTGGTGGGCCTGCTGGAGAGCCTGCTGACCGCGCAGCTCATCGACGAGCGGACCGACACCACCAGCGACAAGAACACCGAGTCCCGCGCGCAGGGCGCCGCGAACATCATCACCGGGTTCTTCGGCGGGATGGCCGGGTGCGCCATGATCGGCCAGAGCATGATCAACGTCACGAACGGCGGACGAGGGCGGCTGTCCACCTTCACGGCGGGCCTGGGCCTGCTGATCCTGATCCTGCTGCTGCAACCGCTGCTCGTGCAGATTCCCATGGCGGCGCTCGTGGCGGTCATGATCGTCGTGTCGGTCAGCACCTTCGACTGGCGCAGCCTGCGCGACCTGAAGGCGACGCCGCGCGGCGAGGCGATCGTCATGCTGAGCACCGTGGCCGTCACGGTCTTCACGCACGACCTCAGCCGGGGCGTGCTGGTGGGCGTGATCCTCAGCGCGCTGATGTTCGCGCGGCAGGTCGCCCGCGCGTCCCGCGTGACCGTCACCGACGAAGGCGGCGTCCGCACGTACCACGTGCAGGGCCAGCTGTTCTTCGTGAGCACGCACGACTTCCTGGGGCAGTTCGACTTCACGCACGCGGGCCCCGTCGTGATCGACCTGAGCGGCGCGCACCTGTGGGACGGGTCCGCCGCCGCCGCACTGAACAAGGTCACCACGAAATTCACCCGTCAGGGCCACCCGCCCGTGCTTGTGGGCCTGAATGAGGCCTCCGCGACCCTCTTCCAGCGCCTGAGCAGCCCCGGCGTGGACACCGCCGCGCACTGA
- a CDS encoding MBL fold metallo-hydrolase, producing MPQDDRTAPRPARRDTLRFLTATGAALAAAPLARAQTAPATPATPAAASGAMAMNGSGFYRQKIGDMTLTTVSDGTAALAAVLPTWGANPDRQAEFAATLAEYSVPATNTVNHFNPVLLEIGGKRILIDTGRGGANGQLVANLRRAGIEPDTISVVFITHGHGDHIGGLTTNGKPTFANAQHMINEAEFNFWVTQANPNDAVKNNLIGLKDQFKLLKSGEEIVPGVLTVATPGHTANHHSVLAQSGDQSALILGDAGGHFLISLKHEGAYVGFDTDGAQAARTRQEVFSRITDGKLWVSGYHFPFPAIGHLRRLAPGSFEYEPTLWNWS from the coding sequence ATGCCCCAAGACGACCGCACTGCCCCCCGTCCCGCCCGCCGCGACACGTTGCGCTTCCTGACCGCCACCGGCGCAGCGCTGGCCGCCGCGCCCCTGGCCCGCGCCCAGACGGCGCCCGCCACCCCGGCCACACCCGCCGCCGCCTCCGGCGCCATGGCGATGAACGGCAGCGGCTTCTACCGCCAGAAGATCGGCGACATGACCCTGACCACCGTCAGCGACGGTACCGCCGCCCTGGCCGCCGTGCTGCCCACCTGGGGCGCCAACCCCGACCGGCAGGCCGAATTCGCCGCGACCCTCGCGGAGTACAGCGTGCCCGCCACGAACACCGTGAACCACTTCAACCCGGTCCTGCTGGAGATCGGCGGCAAACGCATCCTGATCGACACCGGCCGCGGCGGCGCGAACGGGCAGCTGGTCGCGAACCTGCGCCGCGCTGGGATCGAACCCGACACGATCAGCGTCGTGTTCATCACGCACGGGCACGGCGACCACATCGGCGGCCTGACCACGAACGGCAAGCCCACCTTCGCGAACGCGCAGCACATGATCAACGAGGCCGAATTCAACTTCTGGGTCACGCAGGCCAACCCCAACGACGCCGTGAAGAACAACCTGATCGGCCTGAAGGACCAGTTCAAGCTCCTCAAGAGCGGCGAGGAGATCGTGCCCGGCGTTCTGACCGTCGCCACGCCCGGCCACACCGCCAACCACCACAGTGTCCTCGCGCAGAGCGGCGACCAGAGTGCCCTGATTCTCGGGGACGCCGGCGGGCACTTCCTGATCTCCCTGAAGCACGAGGGCGCGTACGTGGGCTTCGACACCGACGGCGCGCAGGCCGCCCGCACCCGCCAGGAGGTCTTCTCGCGCATCACCGACGGCAAACTCTGGGTCAGCGGGTACCACTTCCCGTTCCCCGCCATCGGGCACCTGCGCCGCCTCGCGCCCGGCTCGTTCGAGTACGAACCGACCCTCTGGAACTGGAGCTGA
- a CDS encoding carbohydrate kinase family protein has product MTERPLVSLGDLTWDVLAKPDTLLLPGGDSTGRIELSGGGSAANLAVWARRAGAARPVHFVGKIGQDRFGELAVAELQAEGVAADVIESAEHPTGVILGLIDRRGQRAMLTGQGADWELLPGELPAEVLRRAGHLHLTAWSLFRDPPRAAALHAAQLARAGGATLSLDPGSFQMIQSMGREVFLRILDRLPMNVLFPNDDEARAMSGRGDRGDAMDWFRTRFPDALIVMKLDEDGVLIEGPAQARVQVPATNDRAVDATGAGDAFGGAFLTGWLAHGDAVRAAQLAVQVGGWVVSRFGARPPTDEDLLTRIATHGAGAA; this is encoded by the coding sequence ATGACTGAACGACCGCTGGTTTCGCTGGGGGACCTGACCTGGGACGTGCTGGCGAAGCCGGACACGCTGCTGCTGCCCGGTGGGGACAGCACGGGCAGAATTGAACTGTCAGGCGGCGGCAGCGCCGCGAACCTCGCCGTGTGGGCCCGCCGCGCCGGGGCCGCGCGCCCCGTGCATTTCGTCGGGAAGATCGGCCAGGACCGCTTCGGGGAACTGGCCGTCGCGGAACTCCAGGCCGAGGGCGTCGCCGCCGACGTCATCGAGAGCGCCGAGCATCCCACCGGCGTGATCCTGGGCCTGATCGACCGCCGCGGCCAGCGCGCCATGCTGACCGGACAGGGCGCCGACTGGGAACTCCTGCCGGGTGAACTGCCCGCCGAGGTGCTGCGCCGTGCCGGGCACCTGCACCTGACCGCCTGGAGCCTGTTCCGCGACCCGCCCCGCGCGGCCGCGCTGCACGCCGCGCAACTGGCCCGCGCGGGCGGCGCCACCCTGAGCCTCGACCCCGGCAGTTTCCAGATGATCCAGAGCATGGGCCGCGAGGTGTTCCTGCGCATCCTGGACCGCCTGCCCATGAACGTCCTGTTCCCCAACGACGACGAGGCCCGCGCCATGAGCGGCCGCGGCGACCGAGGTGACGCCATGGACTGGTTCCGCACCCGCTTCCCCGACGCGCTGATCGTCATGAAACTCGACGAGGATGGCGTCCTGATCGAGGGGCCCGCGCAGGCCCGCGTGCAGGTGCCCGCCACGAACGACCGCGCCGTGGACGCCACGGGCGCCGGGGACGCCTTCGGCGGCGCGTTCCTGACCGGCTGGCTGGCCCACGGGGACGCCGTGCGGGCCGCGCAGCTGGCCGTGCAGGTCGGCGGCTGGGTCGTGTCCCGTTTCGGGGCGCGCCCCCCCACCGACGAGGACCTCCTGACCCGCATCGCTACGCACGGCGCGGGAGCCGCGTGA
- a CDS encoding GNAT family N-acetyltransferase, which yields MTAPSAVPAEIVTPRLRLRRPDPADAEALVAAVNASLPQLREWMVWAQAPMTLEASRENLTGAAERFDSRENLRYHVWNADGTELVGSTGYHALDWRVPKGEIGYWIATAHAGQGYAREVVQALTDLALTDRAAGGLGLRRLEIRCDPANERSARIPPALGYTLDARLVNDDVSADGSAPRDTLIFSRVR from the coding sequence ATGACTGCTCCCAGCGCTGTGCCCGCCGAGATCGTCACGCCCCGGTTGCGCCTGCGCCGCCCGGACCCGGCGGATGCGGAGGCGCTGGTGGCGGCCGTGAACGCCTCGCTGCCGCAGCTGCGCGAGTGGATGGTGTGGGCGCAGGCACCCATGACGCTGGAGGCGTCCCGCGAGAACCTGACGGGCGCCGCCGAACGCTTCGATTCGCGGGAGAACCTGCGCTACCACGTATGGAACGCTGACGGCACCGAGCTGGTGGGCAGCACCGGGTACCACGCGCTGGACTGGCGCGTCCCGAAGGGCGAGATCGGGTACTGGATCGCCACGGCGCACGCCGGGCAGGGCTATGCGCGCGAGGTCGTGCAGGCGCTGACGGACCTGGCCCTGACGGACCGCGCGGCGGGCGGCCTGGGCCTGCGGCGCCTGGAGATCCGCTGCGATCCCGCCAACGAGCGCAGCGCCCGAATTCCCCCGGCGCTGGGTTACACGCTGGACGCCCGGCTGGTGAACGACGACGTGTCGGCGGACGGCTCGGCGCCGCGGGACACGTTGATCTTCAGCCGCGTCCGCTGA
- a CDS encoding HAMP domain-containing sensor histidine kinase, protein MTEQDRAPVWDLTRHSRANLLMALLPMLLSVALTLVAFQPAQRALSFNEETWGTPKYRQLRLSLAEYAALEFRPDVPAVTRDSARRNVLARLGDNPDGYPGLENREKEAKGTLRDIRRLIEQRSPAATLSALRIAAALEDRHDAHLTRLRTDLRRHLRVMESTVLLAGMLSGLLCSALILTALTRAGQERHTRERNESQQREALGLAAHELRRPMQALLLATDALRHTDNVRAREKLLRSIEVSAEQLASRSELERLDAMYVQMTALPAPTDLTALVARHENLRVRVRRPSGPLLWMVDASQVQQILENLVENALKYSEGQVTVTLDPPTTLWGPVIRVTDHGPGLHPSLHEQAFQPGTRLATHVPGRGLGLPLARRLAQVNRAEITLHDTPGGGLDVRLAFHIPD, encoded by the coding sequence GTGACCGAGCAGGACCGCGCGCCCGTGTGGGACCTGACGCGGCACAGCCGCGCGAACCTGCTCATGGCGCTGCTGCCGATGCTGCTGTCGGTCGCGTTGACTCTGGTGGCGTTCCAGCCGGCCCAGCGGGCCCTGTCGTTCAACGAGGAGACCTGGGGGACGCCGAAGTACCGGCAGTTGCGGCTCAGTCTGGCCGAGTACGCGGCGCTGGAGTTCCGCCCGGATGTCCCGGCCGTGACGCGTGACAGCGCGCGGCGCAACGTGCTGGCGCGACTGGGGGACAACCCGGACGGGTACCCGGGCCTGGAGAACCGAGAGAAGGAGGCCAAGGGCACTCTGCGTGACATCCGGCGGCTGATCGAGCAGCGCAGCCCGGCGGCGACGCTGTCCGCGTTGCGGATCGCGGCGGCGCTGGAGGACCGGCACGACGCCCACCTGACCAGGCTGCGCACCGACCTGCGCCGCCACCTGCGCGTCATGGAGAGCACGGTGCTGCTGGCCGGGATGCTCAGCGGGCTGCTGTGCAGCGCCCTGATCCTCACGGCGCTGACCCGCGCGGGGCAGGAGCGGCACACGCGGGAACGCAACGAGTCGCAGCAGCGTGAGGCGCTGGGTCTGGCCGCGCACGAACTGCGGCGCCCCATGCAGGCGCTGCTGCTGGCGACCGACGCGCTGCGGCACACCGACAACGTCCGCGCGCGCGAGAAACTGCTACGCAGCATCGAGGTTTCCGCCGAGCAGCTCGCCAGCCGCAGCGAACTGGAACGCCTGGACGCCATGTACGTGCAGATGACGGCCCTGCCAGCCCCGACGGACCTGACGGCGCTGGTCGCGCGGCACGAGAATCTGCGGGTGCGGGTGCGCCGCCCGTCGGGGCCGCTGCTGTGGATGGTGGACGCCTCTCAGGTGCAGCAGATCCTGGAGAACCTCGTGGAGAACGCCCTGAAGTACAGCGAGGGTCAGGTCACGGTGACGCTGGATCCACCCACGACGCTGTGGGGACCGGTGATCCGCGTGACGGACCACGGCCCGGGTCTGCACCCCAGCCTGCACGAGCAGGCGTTCCAGCCCGGCACGCGCCTGGCGACGCATGTGCCGGGGCGGGGGCTGGGGTTGCCGCTGGCGCGGCGGCTGGCGCAGGTGAACCGCGCGGAGATCACGCTGCACGACACGCCGGGCGGTGGGCTGGACGTCCGGCTGGCGTTCCACATTCCGGACTGA
- the argB gene encoding acetylglutamate kinase, whose amino-acid sequence MIVKYGGNAMKSLDLRRAVAAEIAALRAEQTVVVVHGGGPVIERELAARGIPSEFRAGLRVTTPDAMDVVEMALCQLNKQLSQDVGHAVGLMGRDSDLLRAEVFDPTLGRVGRVTGVNADVLRALIGAGLTPVVGCVAVGPDGDALNVNADTAAGAVAGALNEGIVFLTDVDGVYRTYPDPESRAAHLTRAEVEGGIQDGWIAGGMIPKVRAALDALDRGAPFAVIASGMHAGALSAAARGEAGTRITP is encoded by the coding sequence GTGATCGTCAAGTACGGCGGGAATGCCATGAAGAGCCTGGACCTGCGGCGCGCCGTCGCCGCCGAAATCGCCGCGCTGCGCGCCGAGCAGACGGTCGTCGTCGTGCACGGCGGCGGCCCCGTCATCGAGCGGGAACTCGCCGCGCGTGGCATCCCCAGCGAGTTCCGCGCCGGACTGCGCGTCACCACCCCCGACGCGATGGACGTCGTGGAGATGGCCCTGTGCCAGCTGAACAAGCAGCTCAGCCAGGACGTCGGCCACGCCGTCGGCCTGATGGGCCGCGACTCGGACCTGCTGCGCGCCGAGGTGTTCGACCCCACGCTGGGCCGCGTGGGCCGCGTGACCGGCGTCAACGCGGACGTGCTGCGCGCCCTGATCGGCGCGGGCCTCACGCCGGTCGTGGGCTGCGTCGCCGTCGGCCCGGACGGGGACGCCCTGAACGTGAACGCCGACACCGCCGCCGGGGCCGTCGCGGGCGCCCTGAACGAGGGCATCGTGTTCCTGACCGACGTGGACGGCGTGTACCGCACCTACCCTGACCCCGAGAGCCGCGCCGCGCACCTCACCCGCGCCGAGGTCGAGGGGGGCATCCAGGACGGCTGGATCGCCGGAGGCATGATCCCCAAGGTCCGCGCGGCCCTGGACGCCCTGGACCGCGGCGCGCCCTTCGCCGTGATCGCCAGCGGCATGCACGCCGGGGCGCTGTCCGCCGCCGCGCGCGGCGAGGCCGGCACGCGCATCACGCCCTGA
- a CDS encoding cation:proton antiporter, producing MTVRGWMWGALALLGAAGAEGAGAQAAHAGPPEFLVQLTLLLIVSAAAAYGSFRLRLLPIIGFLIAGVVVGPGALGLIRDPELIAAASEIGVMLLLFTIGIEFSLERLARIARLIFLGGGLQVGLTVLAAAGALLAFGVGAADAVFTGCLLALSSTAIVMKLLGERGETNARTGQVSLGILIFQDLAVVLMVLLIPMLAGQGGGAAGVLIALAKAGGIIALVLVAARRVVPPLMEVVARTCSTEIFLLAVVALCFGTASLTALAGVSLALGAFLAGLLVSESRYGAQAMGEILPLQILFSAAFFLSVGVQLNLGFVLGNLGLVLGAAALIALLKVVVTSLSVRLLGEDWRTALPVALLTGQVGEFSFVLATTGAALGLSFAGLGERGSGVFIAATVLLMALTPALAALGGPLLARLPSPAPAPKPDADPDADGSGHGLPVADRVVFLGYGAHARLSARALSRAGQPYSVVTRSPDGASELQGRGAPVLIADYTRAALLRELEIDSARAVVIADDDTEMTERTLSVLRTVAPQVRVITRATSAEGFAGLQALGAQHVLSAHREVAAGILDLLTPPEVTRAQLSRHLAEHPPVTLNATQRAQCEHAAHNAGPVTPEADVCLECVAAGDTWVHLRVCMTCGHVGCCDSSKNRHATRHAQGQGHPVIRSAEPGEDWAYCYEHRWTK from the coding sequence ATGACGGTTCGAGGCTGGATGTGGGGGGCGCTGGCGCTGCTGGGCGCGGCAGGCGCCGAGGGCGCAGGTGCGCAGGCGGCGCACGCGGGTCCGCCGGAGTTCCTGGTGCAGCTCACGCTGCTGCTGATCGTGTCGGCGGCGGCGGCGTACGGGTCGTTCCGGCTGCGGCTGCTGCCGATCATCGGCTTCCTGATCGCGGGGGTGGTGGTGGGGCCGGGCGCGCTGGGATTGATCCGCGACCCGGAACTGATCGCGGCGGCCTCGGAGATCGGGGTGATGCTGCTGCTGTTCACGATCGGGATCGAGTTCAGCCTGGAGCGTCTGGCGCGGATCGCGCGGCTGATCTTCCTGGGTGGTGGGCTGCAGGTGGGCCTGACGGTCCTGGCGGCGGCGGGCGCGCTGCTGGCCTTCGGGGTCGGCGCGGCGGACGCGGTGTTCACCGGGTGCCTGCTGGCCCTGTCGAGCACCGCGATCGTGATGAAACTGCTGGGCGAGCGGGGCGAGACGAACGCCCGCACCGGGCAGGTCAGTCTGGGCATCCTGATCTTCCAGGATCTGGCGGTGGTGCTGATGGTCCTCCTGATTCCCATGCTGGCCGGGCAGGGGGGCGGCGCGGCGGGCGTGCTGATCGCGCTGGCGAAGGCGGGCGGGATCATCGCGCTGGTGCTCGTCGCGGCGCGGCGGGTCGTGCCACCCCTGATGGAGGTCGTGGCGCGGACGTGCAGCACGGAGATCTTCCTGCTGGCGGTCGTGGCGCTGTGCTTCGGCACGGCCAGCCTGACGGCGCTGGCGGGCGTGAGCCTCGCGCTGGGCGCGTTCCTGGCGGGCCTGCTCGTCAGTGAGAGCCGGTACGGCGCGCAGGCGATGGGTGAGATCCTCCCGCTGCAGATCCTGTTCAGCGCGGCGTTCTTCCTGTCGGTGGGGGTGCAGCTGAACCTGGGGTTCGTGCTGGGCAATCTGGGGCTGGTGCTGGGCGCGGCGGCGCTGATCGCGCTGCTGAAGGTCGTGGTGACGTCCCTGAGCGTGCGCCTGCTGGGCGAGGACTGGCGCACGGCGCTGCCGGTGGCGCTGCTGACCGGGCAGGTCGGGGAGTTCTCGTTCGTGCTCGCCACGACCGGCGCGGCCCTGGGCCTGAGTTTCGCCGGGCTGGGCGAGCGGGGTTCGGGCGTGTTCATCGCGGCGACGGTGCTGCTCATGGCGCTGACCCCGGCCCTGGCGGCTCTGGGCGGGCCGCTGCTGGCACGCCTCCCCTCCCCCGCCCCGGCGCCCAAGCCGGACGCCGATCCGGACGCGGACGGCAGCGGGCACGGCCTGCCGGTCGCGGACCGCGTGGTGTTCCTGGGGTACGGCGCGCACGCCCGACTGTCCGCCCGCGCCCTGAGCCGCGCGGGGCAGCCTTACTCGGTGGTCACCCGCAGCCCGGACGGCGCGAGTGAACTGCAGGGGCGGGGCGCGCCGGTCCTGATCGCGGACTACACCCGCGCCGCACTGCTGAGAGAACTGGAGATCGACTCGGCCCGCGCGGTCGTCATCGCGGACGACGACACCGAGATGACGGAACGGACCCTGAGCGTCCTGCGCACCGTCGCGCCGCAGGTGCGGGTCATCACGCGAGCCACCAGCGCCGAGGGCTTCGCGGGGTTGCAGGCGCTGGGCGCCCAGCACGTCCTGAGCGCGCACCGGGAGGTCGCGGCGGGCATCCTCGACCTGCTGACCCCGCCGGAGGTCACGCGGGCGCAGCTGTCCCGCCACCTCGCCGAGCACCCGCCCGTGACCCTGAACGCCACGCAGCGCGCCCAGTGTGAGCACGCCGCGCACAACGCCGGGCCGGTCACGCCCGAGGCGGACGTGTGCCTGGAATGCGTGGCTGCCGGGGACACCTGGGTGCACCTGCGGGTGTGCATGACCTGCGGACACGTGGGCTGCTGCGACTCCAGCAAGAACCGCCACGCGACCCGCCACGCGCAGGGCCAGGGGCACCCGGTCATCCGCAGCGCCGAACCCGGCGAGGACTGGGCGTACTGCTACGAGCACCGCTGGACGAAGTGA